A window of Candidatus Tanganyikabacteria bacterium genomic DNA:
GGGCCCGCCACCGAAGTTCGGCGGCAGCACCAGTTCCTCGGGGCGATCGACGACGGTGGCCTGCGGGGGCGATACCTCGACCTTGCGGCCGTACGTGCTGGTCAGCGAGTTGGCGGCCATGCCCATCATCTGGTTGACGGCTTCCGAAATGGCCGACAGGCGCAGCTCGTCGATGACGGTGTCGGGTGGCGAGCCCTCCCCGCCCATCATCAGGTCGGTGATGCGGGCGGTGTCGGCCTGGCCGAAGAAGAAGGCGGTGGGGACGCGGTTGCCGACGTTGAGCGGCACCTCGACCAGGACCGATGGTTCCTGGAGCAGCTGGTAGAGCCGCTCGGGCGGGTACGCCTGCGCGGTCGGCGAGGTGATCGTGACCTGCTGGTTCAGGAGGATCGAGAGCGTTGAGGCTCCCGATCCCATGGCGGTCTGGCCGACCTCCTCGAGGACGTCGTTTTCTTCCGGGGTCAGGGCAAAGTCACTCATTTTGCTCCCTTTCCTCGGCGAGCACCTCGGTGATGTGGACGGCCATGCGGTTCCGCAGCGTGCCGGGCCGGCCGCGGAACTTGGTCACGTCGCCGATGACGACGGGCAGATCCTCTTCCTTGGGCTGGTCCAGCGGCAGGATGTCCCCGACCTGCAAGGCCACGATGTCGCCCAGCGTCACCTGGGAGTTCCCCAGCACCACGGCGAGCGGGACGTAGGTGTTGACGACGCGTTCGTGCAACCGCACCTTGTACTCTTCGCTCTGGTGCATGCGCTGCGTGGCGAACATCGCCTGGGCCGAGATCTTGCTCATCACGGGCTCCAGCACGATGTAGGGGATGCACAGCGACATCGGCCCCGTGTTCTCGCCGAGCTTGGCCTCGAAGGTGATGAGCACCACCGGATCGGTCGGCGGCACGATCTGCACGAAGCGCGGGTTGGTCTCGGTGCTCTCGAGCCGCGGGTTGAACTTCACGATGCTCTCCCAGGCCTCCGCCAGGTTGCCGAGGGTGCGGGTCGTGACCGACTGGATGAGCGTGCGTTCGATGTCGGTGAGGTCGCGGCGGATGCGCGTGACCTTGCCCGGCCCGCCCAGCATCCGGTCGATGACGGCGCTGGTCAGGTCGATGTTGAACTCGAGCAGGGCCGTGCCCACCAGCGGT
This region includes:
- the fliM gene encoding flagellar motor switch protein FliM, which produces MSDILSQSEIDALMAALAKGELAPERLPSSHDDEGPATRKAVRAYDFKRQNKFSKDHIRTLSMIHEGFSRILSTALSGQLRMLVQIEVVSVEQMTFDEYSRSMPGPTILNIFTLEPLVGTALLEFNIDLTSAVIDRMLGGPGKVTRIRRDLTDIERTLIQSVTTRTLGNLAEAWESIVKFNPRLESTETNPRFVQIVPPTDPVVLITFEAKLGENTGPMSLCIPYIVLEPVMSKISAQAMFATQRMHQSEEYKVRLHERVVNTYVPLAVVLGNSQVTLGDIVALQVGDILPLDQPKEEDLPVVIGDVTKFRGRPGTLRNRMAVHITEVLAEEREQNE